From a single Acidobacteriota bacterium genomic region:
- a CDS encoding FAD-binding protein, which yields MNQAGKQIYDVLVVGSGASGGWACKRLCEAGLKVALVDAGRQQSDKNFT from the coding sequence ATGAACCAAGCGGGAAAGCAGATTTATGATGTGCTGGTGGTGGGCTCGGGGGCGTCGGGGGGATGGGCGTGCAAGAGGCTTTGCGAGGCAGGACTGAAAGTGGCGCTGGTCGATGCCGGGCGCCAGCAGTCGGACAAGAACTTTACG